A stretch of Kaistella flava (ex Peng et al. 2021) DNA encodes these proteins:
- the kdpC gene encoding potassium-transporting ATPase subunit KdpC: MKKYFRPTIVLTLGMVVLIGTYTVIVFGFGKVLPNKGVGEQITLNGKRQYANIGQQFTLPQYFQGRPSAVDYNAAGSGGSNKGPNNPEYLQIVQKRIDNLKMQNPTMKEMKVPVDLITASGSGLDPNISVKAAEYQIDRVAKARNISVESLKELIAKNSADENIVFFAPQKVNVLKLNAALENLK, translated from the coding sequence ATGAAAAAATATTTTAGACCTACTATTGTTTTGACTTTAGGAATGGTCGTTTTAATCGGAACTTATACCGTCATCGTTTTTGGATTTGGGAAAGTTTTGCCGAATAAAGGAGTAGGCGAACAAATCACTTTAAATGGAAAAAGACAATACGCTAATATCGGACAGCAATTTACACTTCCGCAATATTTTCAAGGCCGTCCGTCGGCAGTAGATTATAATGCTGCAGGAAGCGGTGGTAGCAATAAAGGTCCGAATAATCCTGAATATTTACAGATTGTTCAAAAAAGAATCGACAATTTAAAAATGCAGAATCCCACAATGAAAGAGATGAAAGTTCCGGTGGATTTAATTACTGCTAGTGGAAGCGGATTAGATCCTAATATCTCAGTGAAAGCGGCAGAATATCAAATTGATCGAGTTGCAAAAGCCAGAAATATTTCAGTGGAAAGCCTAAAAGAACTCATTGCTAAAAATTCTGCAGACGAGAATATCGTGTTTTTTGCACCTCAAAAAGTAAATGTTCTGAAACTAAATGCAGCTTTGGAAAATCTAAAATAA
- a CDS encoding porin has protein sequence MKKIILSASLLAFGISNAQEQTENEVPKLTFSGYAEIFYAYDFSQPENHIRQPFLYTYNRHNEFNLNLGLVKANYSTENMRANLALMAGTYPQDNMSAEQDLLKNISEANIGFKISKKKNIWIDAGIMPSHIGWESAIGRDNLTLTRSIAAENSPYFETGAKISYTSDNGKFYLSGLVLNGWQRIARPEGNQTLAFGHQLTYKFSDDLSLNSSSFIGNDKPTIDKRMRYFHDLYANFNLGTKWSGIVGFDIGAEQSAKGSEKYNSWYSPNLLLRYAITDRTKIGGRVEYFNDRNGVIIGTTTRNGFQTFGYSLNIDHEIYKNILWRTEARGFSAKDAIFMKDNSPENTNFFITTSLSAWF, from the coding sequence ATGAAAAAAATAATTTTATCAGCATCTTTATTGGCTTTTGGAATTTCAAATGCTCAAGAACAAACAGAAAATGAAGTTCCAAAACTTACTTTTTCAGGTTACGCAGAAATTTTTTATGCTTACGATTTCAGTCAGCCTGAAAATCATATTCGCCAACCTTTTCTTTATACTTATAACCGTCATAACGAGTTTAATTTGAATTTAGGTTTGGTAAAAGCAAATTATTCCACAGAGAATATGCGGGCTAACTTGGCTTTAATGGCTGGAACGTATCCACAAGATAATATGTCGGCAGAACAGGATTTATTGAAAAACATCAGTGAAGCAAACATCGGTTTTAAAATTTCAAAAAAGAAAAATATTTGGATTGATGCTGGAATTATGCCGTCTCACATCGGTTGGGAAAGTGCTATTGGCAGAGATAATTTAACTTTAACCCGAAGTATTGCTGCCGAAAATTCTCCTTATTTTGAAACAGGTGCGAAGATTTCTTATACTTCAGACAATGGTAAGTTTTATTTAAGCGGATTGGTTTTGAATGGCTGGCAAAGAATCGCTCGTCCGGAAGGAAATCAAACTTTGGCTTTCGGACACCAATTAACTTATAAGTTCTCTGATGATTTAAGTTTAAACAGCAGCTCATTTATCGGAAATGACAAACCAACAATCGATAAAAGAATGCGCTACTTTCACGATTTATATGCTAATTTTAATCTCGGAACGAAGTGGTCTGGAATTGTAGGTTTTGATATTGGCGCAGAACAAAGTGCAAAAGGAAGTGAAAAATATAATTCATGGTATTCCCCAAATTTACTGCTGCGATATGCGATTACGGATCGCACAAAAATTGGTGGTAGAGTAGAATACTTTAATGATAGAAATGGAGTTATCATCGGAACTACGACGCGAAATGGATTTCAAACTTTTGGCTATTCTTTAAATATAGATCATGAAATTTATAAGAACATTTTGTGGAGAACGGAAGCTCGCGGATTTTCTGCAAAAGATGCCATTTTTATGAAAGATAATAGTCCTGAAAACACTAATTTCTTTATTACCACAAGTTTGTCAGCCTGGTTTTGA
- a CDS encoding sensor protein KdpD: protein MSSAEHFLELIQRSKRGKFKIYIGMSAGVGKTYRMLQEAHSLLKHDVDIKIGYIEPHLRAETIALVEGIPAIPRKSIFYKGKYLEEMDLQAIINDHPDIVIVDELAHTNVEGSANKKRWQDVLQILEAGINVISAVNIQHIESLNESVKNIIGIEVTERVPDKILALADEVVNIDLTGDELIARLKEGKIYPADKIEISLQNFFKSDHILQLRELALKEVATHVEKKVETEVTKPLNVRPEKFLACISSNEKTAKSVIRKTARLASYYNSRWTVLYVQIPKENPDKIALDKQRFLINNLNFAQEMGAKVVQKKGHNIAETISEYVQENQITTVCIGKPQLNFIQELFRLSWFHNFVNKMMSKKVDIIILS, encoded by the coding sequence ATGTCTTCAGCAGAACATTTCCTCGAACTGATTCAACGTTCCAAACGTGGCAAATTCAAGATTTATATCGGAATGAGCGCCGGTGTTGGGAAAACGTATCGTATGTTGCAGGAAGCACATTCTTTGCTGAAACATGACGTTGATATTAAAATTGGATACATTGAGCCACATCTTCGCGCCGAAACGATTGCTTTGGTAGAAGGAATTCCGGCCATTCCCCGTAAATCAATTTTCTATAAAGGAAAATATTTAGAGGAAATGGATTTGCAGGCGATTATTAATGATCATCCGGATATTGTGATTGTCGATGAATTGGCCCATACGAATGTGGAAGGCAGCGCAAACAAAAAGAGATGGCAAGATGTTTTGCAAATTTTGGAGGCTGGAATTAATGTAATCAGTGCGGTTAATATTCAGCACATCGAAAGTCTGAATGAAAGTGTAAAGAATATCATCGGAATTGAAGTTACAGAAAGGGTTCCTGATAAAATCCTGGCGCTTGCTGATGAAGTAGTCAACATCGATTTAACTGGCGACGAATTAATTGCGCGGTTGAAAGAGGGCAAAATTTACCCCGCAGATAAAATTGAAATTTCATTGCAAAATTTTTTTAAAAGTGACCATATCTTACAATTGCGGGAACTTGCCTTGAAAGAAGTAGCGACTCACGTCGAAAAAAAGGTGGAGACTGAAGTAACAAAACCTTTAAATGTTCGTCCAGAGAAATTTCTCGCGTGTATTAGCAGCAATGAAAAAACAGCAAAATCCGTCATTCGGAAAACCGCAAGATTAGCAAGTTATTATAACAGCCGTTGGACCGTACTTTATGTGCAGATTCCGAAAGAAAATCCTGATAAAATTGCTTTGGATAAACAAAGGTTTCTGATTAATAATTTGAATTTTGCTCAGGAAATGGGCGCCAAAGTCGTGCAAAAAAAAGGACATAATATTGCGGAAACGATATCTGAATATGTTCAGGAAAATCAGATTACGACGGTTTGTATTGGGAAACCACAACTTAATTTTATTCAGGAACTTTTCCGGCTCAGTTGGTTTCATAACTTTGTCAACAAAATGATGAGCAAGAAAGTAGATATCATCATTCTGTCTTAA
- a CDS encoding ATP-binding protein: MKIKTKLTLGVGLLFLMIVLLSIISSVNIYKQKSDTEKILIANYNSLEYAKNMMLALDKIPADKTQTIIFKDNLVQESKNLTENGEKDAYLSLSGHFQNFLNTKNVEREKLIRNDLVEIMRLNMNAIVQKSDTAIATSQTAITWVISLGTVCFLIAFTLLFNLPENIARPIRELTESIKQIANKNYHERVHFEGSLEFEDLANSFNSMAEKLEEYQSSSLYKQLMDKKRVEMLIANMHDPVIGLDENNSINFINEEALKISGLVREDILGKSASDIAVHNDLLRELLQNVPKKNRADSPMKIFADNKESYFEQEIIPINIIPTGETEKKEAGKVILLRNVTAHKELDFAKTNFIATVSHELKTPISSMKMGTQLLKNEKFGLLNEQQKELLKSIEEDGERLLSITGELLNLSQAESGNIRLDIKDCNVADLVKTALSNNLTIAENKEIVLISNFKTTQEETVKADFDKTVWVLNNFLSNAIKHSKAGQEIIVSTEKIDDKIKFSVQDFGEGIDQKYQTKVFERYFQVPEDHQNGTGLGLAISKNFIEKQGGEIGVQSTVNEGSTFWMTL; encoded by the coding sequence ATGAAAATTAAAACCAAACTCACGCTCGGTGTAGGACTCTTATTCCTGATGATTGTTTTGCTGTCTATTATTAGTTCAGTCAATATTTATAAGCAAAAATCAGATACAGAAAAGATATTAATTGCCAATTATAACTCGCTGGAATATGCGAAAAATATGATGTTGGCTTTAGATAAAATTCCGGCCGATAAAACACAGACCATTATTTTTAAAGATAATCTGGTGCAGGAAAGTAAAAACCTCACTGAAAATGGAGAGAAAGATGCTTATTTAAGTTTGTCAGGTCATTTTCAAAATTTTCTCAACACTAAAAATGTTGAACGTGAAAAACTCATCAGAAATGATTTGGTCGAAATTATGAGGCTGAACATGAATGCAATTGTTCAGAAAAGTGATACAGCTATTGCGACATCCCAAACTGCGATTACTTGGGTGATTTCTTTGGGTACCGTTTGTTTTTTAATTGCCTTTACACTGCTTTTTAACTTGCCCGAAAATATTGCCCGTCCAATTCGGGAATTGACGGAAAGTATCAAGCAGATAGCGAATAAAAACTATCATGAACGCGTTCATTTTGAAGGCAGTTTAGAGTTTGAAGATTTGGCAAATTCTTTTAATTCGATGGCCGAAAAGTTAGAGGAATATCAAAGCAGCAGTTTATACAAACAGTTGATGGATAAAAAGCGCGTGGAAATGCTGATCGCCAATATGCATGATCCAGTGATTGGATTGGACGAAAATAATTCCATCAACTTTATTAATGAGGAAGCTTTGAAAATTTCAGGATTGGTGCGCGAAGATATCCTCGGGAAATCTGCGTCTGATATTGCTGTACATAATGATTTATTACGGGAACTTTTACAAAATGTACCTAAAAAAAATAGAGCCGATTCACCCATGAAAATTTTTGCTGATAATAAAGAAAGTTATTTCGAACAGGAAATTATTCCCATCAATATAATTCCGACTGGAGAAACTGAAAAAAAAGAAGCCGGAAAAGTTATTTTACTGCGGAATGTGACTGCTCATAAAGAACTTGATTTTGCGAAAACCAACTTTATCGCCACAGTTTCTCATGAATTAAAAACACCGATTTCTTCTATGAAAATGGGAACTCAATTGCTGAAAAATGAGAAGTTTGGTTTGCTGAACGAACAGCAAAAAGAATTATTAAAAAGCATCGAGGAAGATGGTGAACGATTACTCAGTATCACTGGTGAATTACTGAATCTTTCGCAGGCAGAAAGTGGAAATATCCGCTTGGACATTAAAGATTGTAATGTCGCTGATTTGGTAAAAACGGCTTTGTCTAATAATTTGACCATCGCAGAAAATAAAGAAATCGTCCTCATTTCGAACTTTAAAACGACACAGGAAGAAACTGTAAAAGCCGACTTTGATAAAACAGTTTGGGTGCTGAATAATTTTCTGAGTAATGCCATTAAACATTCTAAAGCAGGACAGGAAATTATTGTTTCGACAGAAAAAATTGATGATAAAATTAAGTTTTCTGTACAAGATTTTGGAGAAGGGATCGATCAAAAATACCAGACTAAGGTTTTTGAACGCTACTTTCAAGTTCCAGAAGATCATCAAAATGGAACCGGACTTGGATTGGCCATCAGCAAAAATTTTATAGAAAAACAGGGTGGCGAAATCGGTGTACAAAGCACGGTAAATGAAGGGAGCACTTTTTGGATGACTTTGTAA
- a CDS encoding alpha/beta hydrolase, giving the protein MRKIIYLSFGLLLFMSCQSIKYKDVVYAKSSDHEDLKLNIFVPKNAQNKKLPVLLFVHGGNWNSGNKDQYGFFGRNFAKKDVITVIPDYTLSPKANVDQMTTEIAEVIKFVQKNISEYHGDSTKLFVTGHSAGAQLVASAVLNPKFGVPENSISGIILNDGAGIDMKNYLEKYPPTSKDDYIATWSTNPDNWYQASPINFLDKNSPPFLIYVGTKTYPSITTANEHFLKKLNEFQPEVKPIFLKKKHIPMMLQYFWPWSDRFTETIDFMKKNKK; this is encoded by the coding sequence ATGCGAAAAATTATTTACCTCAGTTTCGGACTATTACTATTTATGAGTTGCCAATCTATAAAATACAAAGATGTAGTTTATGCAAAATCTTCAGATCATGAAGATTTGAAGCTGAATATTTTTGTTCCTAAAAACGCTCAAAATAAAAAGCTGCCTGTTCTCCTTTTTGTTCACGGTGGAAACTGGAACAGTGGAAATAAAGATCAATACGGTTTCTTCGGTCGGAACTTTGCGAAGAAAGACGTGATCACCGTTATTCCGGATTATACTTTAAGTCCAAAAGCGAATGTTGATCAAATGACAACTGAAATTGCAGAAGTTATAAAATTTGTACAGAAGAACATTTCAGAATATCATGGCGATTCCACTAAACTATTTGTAACAGGACATTCTGCGGGCGCACAACTGGTTGCTTCTGCAGTTTTAAATCCAAAGTTTGGTGTTCCTGAAAATTCGATTTCCGGAATTATTTTAAATGACGGAGCCGGAATTGACATGAAAAATTATTTAGAAAAATATCCTCCGACCTCAAAAGATGATTATATCGCAACCTGGAGTACAAATCCTGATAACTGGTATCAAGCCTCTCCTATCAATTTCCTGGATAAAAATTCGCCGCCGTTTTTAATATATGTCGGTACTAAAACTTATCCGTCGATTACGACTGCAAATGAACATTTCCTTAAAAAGCTAAATGAATTTCAGCCTGAGGTCAAGCCAATCTTTTTAAAAAAGAAACATATTCCAATGATGCTGCAATATTTCTGGCCGTGGAGTGATCGGTTTACGGAAACAATTGATTTCATGAAAAAGAATAAAAAGTAA
- a CDS encoding peptidylprolyl isomerase codes for MTIDKNHVVALHYTLNAIEENGEKTFIEKTDIENPFTFLYGVGMMLPKFEENIAGMVAGDKKSFTIKPEEGYGDKMENAVTQLPLAMFEQSGMPPVGAMLPLQDAQGNHLSGVVMEVTPEAVIVDLNHPMAGKTLHFDIEVASTRPATEEELAHGHAHGVDGTEEH; via the coding sequence GACAATAGACAAAAATCACGTAGTAGCATTACATTACACGTTAAACGCCATTGAAGAAAATGGTGAAAAGACTTTCATTGAAAAAACAGATATCGAAAACCCTTTCACTTTTTTATACGGAGTTGGAATGATGTTGCCGAAGTTTGAAGAAAACATCGCAGGAATGGTTGCAGGCGACAAAAAATCTTTCACGATCAAACCCGAAGAAGGTTATGGTGATAAAATGGAAAATGCAGTAACTCAGTTGCCACTTGCAATGTTTGAGCAATCTGGAATGCCGCCTGTAGGAGCGATGTTGCCTTTACAAGACGCACAAGGAAATCATTTAAGTGGTGTTGTTATGGAAGTAACTCCAGAAGCTGTAATTGTTGATCTTAACCATCCAATGGCTGGAAAAACTTTACACTTCGATATTGAAGTAGCTTCAACCAGACCGGCAACCGAAGAAGAATTGGCGCATGGTCACGCTCACGGCGTTGATGGTACCGAAGAACATTAA